In a genomic window of Sulfurisphaera tokodaii str. 7:
- the hsp20 gene encoding archaeal heat shock protein Hsp20 gives MSRKYRDPFDLFDELFREIEEEFERFEREFMRLGSEEGAKVYGPYVYGFRITVGPDGKPKIEEFGNVRNFKGKPIVSEEREPLVDVIEKNDEVRVIAEVPGVNKDQIKVKISGNKLIIQAQGEDRKYYKEVELPTEVDDKSAKATYNNGVLQVILKKKQHQEAGTEIKVE, from the coding sequence ATGTCAAGGAAATATAGAGATCCTTTCGATTTATTTGATGAACTTTTTAGAGAAATAGAGGAGGAATTTGAGAGATTTGAAAGAGAGTTTATGAGATTAGGTAGTGAAGAAGGTGCTAAAGTTTACGGTCCTTACGTTTATGGATTTAGAATAACAGTAGGGCCAGACGGAAAACCAAAAATTGAAGAATTTGGAAACGTAAGGAATTTTAAGGGGAAACCTATAGTAAGTGAAGAAAGAGAACCATTAGTTGATGTTATAGAGAAAAATGATGAAGTTAGAGTAATAGCTGAAGTACCTGGCGTGAATAAAGATCAGATTAAAGTAAAAATTTCTGGAAATAAGTTGATCATACAAGCACAAGGTGAAGATAGAAAGTATTATAAAGAGGTAGAATTACCTACTGAGGTTGATGATAAAAGTGCTAAAGCTACGTATAATAATGGTGTATTACAAGTAATTTTGAAGAAGAAACAGCACCAAGAAGCTGGTACCGAAATTAAGGTTGAGTAG
- a CDS encoding ZPR1 zinc finger domain-containing protein has protein sequence MSEPKLLYEGKHICPVCHKETLVIKEYVYEAPKVGKLELSVWECENCGFRVRDVKPFETLTPIKLEYKIETENDLNTIVYRSAFASLIIPELGVEITAGSAYQGIITTVEGILEIIIDQINECNEKTCKDIFEAKEGKKPFTLIIEDPSGLSFIQSEKVVIKKLDNSTQP, from the coding sequence ATGAGTGAGCCTAAATTACTCTATGAAGGAAAACACATTTGCCCGGTATGCCATAAAGAGACTCTAGTAATTAAAGAGTACGTTTATGAGGCTCCTAAGGTAGGCAAGTTAGAATTATCAGTTTGGGAGTGTGAAAATTGTGGATTCAGAGTAAGAGATGTAAAACCTTTCGAAACACTAACTCCTATAAAGTTAGAATATAAAATTGAAACAGAAAACGATCTAAATACTATCGTATATAGATCAGCGTTTGCTAGCTTAATAATTCCAGAGTTAGGTGTTGAGATAACAGCTGGCTCTGCTTATCAAGGAATTATAACAACTGTGGAAGGTATATTAGAAATCATTATAGATCAAATAAATGAGTGTAATGAAAAAACGTGTAAAGATATATTTGAAGCAAAAGAGGGTAAAAAACCATTTACATTGATCATAGAAGATCCTAGTGGATTAAGCTTTATTCAAAGCGAAAAAGTAGTTATAAAAAAATTAGATAATTCTACTCAACCTTAA
- the mce gene encoding methylmalonyl-CoA epimerase: protein METQNIDHIGIAVENIEEAIKFYTEKLGMKVIHREVLEDRGLKVAFLTGKEGETAIELLEPINHEDMNNTVAKFIKNRGQGLHHLAIKVENIESSLKELESQGIQLVDKKPRPGARGHLVAFVHPKSVMGVLLELVQPRE, encoded by the coding sequence ATGGAGACACAAAATATAGATCATATAGGTATTGCTGTGGAAAATATAGAGGAAGCAATAAAATTTTATACTGAAAAGTTGGGAATGAAGGTTATACATAGAGAAGTGTTGGAGGATAGAGGCTTAAAGGTTGCATTTTTAACTGGTAAAGAAGGCGAAACAGCAATAGAATTATTAGAACCTATTAACCATGAAGATATGAATAATACTGTAGCTAAATTCATTAAAAATAGGGGTCAGGGTTTACATCATTTAGCTATAAAAGTTGAAAACATAGAGTCTTCACTTAAGGAGTTAGAATCTCAAGGAATTCAGTTAGTTGATAAAAAGCCAAGACCTGGTGCTAGAGGGCATTTAGTTGCGTTTGTTCACCCTAAGAGTGTGATGGGTGTTTTACTGGAGTTAGTTCAGCCGAGAGAATAA
- a CDS encoding phosphoribosyltransferase gives MVEYYVPKWEEIEEGILDVVEKMVNDDFVPDVIVAILTGGVIPAKLVADALGIRNIKYIDIKFYKGIESRERKPVIKAVYVDNLENKKVLIIDDVADTGETLDAVGNIITMYNPSLIRSATVYVKPWSRKYPDYYYKILDKWIIFPWDKWEVVRENTNAPIDKKEKYFDILRKLRK, from the coding sequence ATGGTTGAATATTATGTACCTAAATGGGAAGAAATAGAAGAAGGGATTTTAGATGTTGTAGAGAAAATGGTTAATGATGACTTTGTGCCAGACGTTATTGTTGCTATCTTAACTGGTGGAGTAATACCAGCTAAATTAGTCGCAGACGCATTAGGGATTAGAAATATAAAATACATAGATATAAAATTCTATAAAGGAATTGAGTCTAGAGAAAGAAAACCAGTAATAAAAGCTGTTTATGTAGATAACTTAGAAAATAAGAAGGTTCTAATAATAGATGACGTAGCAGATACTGGTGAAACATTAGATGCTGTAGGTAACATCATAACTATGTATAATCCTTCTCTCATTAGATCAGCTACGGTATATGTGAAACCTTGGTCTAGGAAATATCCTGATTATTATTATAAAATATTAGATAAATGGATCATTTTTCCATGGGATAAATGGGAAGTAGTAAGAGAAAACACAAATGCACCAATAGATAAAAAGGAAAAATATTTTGATATTTTGAGAAAACTTAGAAAATAG
- a CDS encoding acyl-CoA mutase large subunit family protein, producing MDTEEKIKESYQQWEEKVLKPWLSKRPERKQSFSTPSGIEVKRLYTPLDLKGSYAEKIGFPGEYPFTRGIYPTMYRGRLWTIRQYAGFGSAEDTNERFRKLLQAGQTGLSMAFDLPTQLGLDPDHILAFTEVGVVGVSMFHWKEMDIVMSGIPLDKVTTSMTINATAIELLSMYVATAEARGIDKKVLDGTVQNDILKEYIARKNFIYPPEPSMRYAIDLIEYSAKNIPKWYPISISGYHIREAGADAILEVAFTLADGIEYVRKTMERGIPVDEFAPKLSFFFAGYTNIFEEVAKFRAARRMWAKIMKEWFGAKKPESMMLRFHTQTGGAELTAQQPEINIIRTTLQALAAVLGGTQSLHVNSYDEALALPSEKAAKIAIRVQQIIAYESGAADTIDPLAGSYYIEALTDEIEEKAWKIIEKIESMGGMMKAIEKGYPQAEIAESAYRIQKKIESGEMVKVGVNMFYEPDWIGTTEVFRVNPEVRNRVLERLKKYRSERDEIKWRDSLNMLRKAAEKENENLFPYILNAIKAGATVGEISGTLREIWGEYREPSIF from the coding sequence TTGGATACTGAGGAGAAAATTAAAGAAAGTTACCAGCAGTGGGAGGAAAAAGTTCTAAAGCCATGGTTGAGCAAAAGACCTGAAAGAAAACAATCATTCTCTACTCCCTCGGGAATTGAAGTTAAGAGATTATACACACCATTAGACCTTAAAGGTTCTTATGCCGAAAAAATAGGTTTTCCAGGTGAATATCCCTTTACCAGAGGAATTTACCCTACAATGTATAGGGGAAGATTATGGACAATTAGACAATATGCAGGGTTTGGATCCGCTGAAGACACAAATGAAAGATTTAGAAAATTACTACAAGCAGGACAAACTGGTTTAAGTATGGCATTTGATTTACCAACACAGTTAGGATTAGACCCTGATCATATCTTAGCGTTTACAGAAGTTGGTGTTGTTGGAGTTTCAATGTTCCATTGGAAAGAAATGGATATAGTGATGAGTGGCATACCTTTAGATAAGGTAACTACGTCAATGACAATCAATGCCACAGCAATAGAATTGCTTTCAATGTATGTAGCTACAGCTGAAGCAAGAGGAATTGACAAGAAAGTTTTAGATGGAACAGTTCAGAATGATATTCTAAAAGAATATATAGCGAGGAAAAACTTTATATATCCGCCAGAACCGTCTATGAGATATGCAATAGATTTAATAGAATATTCAGCTAAAAACATACCAAAGTGGTATCCAATAAGTATTAGTGGATATCACATTAGAGAAGCTGGTGCTGATGCAATACTTGAGGTAGCATTTACACTAGCAGATGGAATTGAGTATGTAAGAAAGACAATGGAAAGAGGAATTCCAGTAGATGAATTTGCGCCTAAACTCTCATTCTTCTTCGCTGGATATACTAACATTTTTGAAGAAGTGGCAAAGTTTAGGGCGGCAAGGAGAATGTGGGCCAAAATAATGAAAGAATGGTTTGGTGCTAAAAAACCAGAATCAATGATGTTAAGATTCCACACACAAACTGGCGGTGCCGAGTTAACAGCACAACAGCCAGAAATAAATATCATTAGAACTACTTTACAAGCTTTAGCTGCTGTACTAGGAGGAACTCAAAGCTTACACGTAAATTCCTATGATGAAGCCTTAGCTTTGCCAAGTGAGAAAGCGGCTAAGATTGCTATAAGAGTTCAGCAAATTATTGCGTATGAGAGTGGTGCTGCTGACACAATAGACCCATTAGCTGGATCTTATTACATTGAAGCACTAACAGATGAAATTGAGGAGAAAGCATGGAAAATAATTGAAAAAATTGAGAGTATGGGGGGCATGATGAAGGCTATTGAAAAAGGTTATCCACAAGCAGAAATTGCTGAAAGTGCTTATAGGATTCAAAAGAAAATTGAAAGTGGAGAAATGGTTAAAGTAGGTGTAAATATGTTTTATGAACCAGATTGGATTGGAACTACTGAAGTATTTAGGGTTAATCCAGAAGTGAGAAATAGAGTTCTAGAGAGATTAAAGAAATATAGAAGCGAGAGGGATGAAATAAAGTGGAGAGATTCACTAAATATGTTAAGGAAAGCTGCAGAAAAAGAAAATGAAAACTTATTCCCATACATTTTAAACGCTATAAAAGCTGGTGCAACAGTAGGAGAGATTAGCGGAACTTTAAGAGAAATATGGGGAGAATATAGGGAACCATCTATTTTCTAA